Proteins encoded by one window of Polaribacter haliotis:
- the trpS gene encoding tryptophan--tRNA ligase — protein sequence MSRILTGVQSTGTPHLGNLLGAILPAIEMANNPKNEAYLFIADMHSLTQIKDGKELRENTYSTAATWLACGLDINKTVFYRQSDIPQTAELTWYLSCYFPFQRLTLAHSFKDKSDRLGDVNAGLFTYPMLMAADILLYDAEIVPVGKDQLQHLEMTRDVAGRFNNIVGETLVLPQAKIQEHTKLVPGIDGEKMSKSRNNTINIFLTDKKLRKQIMGIKTDSLALEDPKNPDTDNVFAIYKLLASDAEISEMRANYEGGNYGYGHAKQALYELIVEKFKTIREKYHHFMENKNEIDDALNIGAEKARITANNVIKRVRGKIGY from the coding sequence ATGTCAAGAATTTTAACAGGTGTACAGAGCACTGGAACACCGCATTTAGGAAATTTATTGGGCGCCATTTTACCTGCCATAGAAATGGCTAACAATCCAAAAAATGAAGCATATTTATTTATTGCAGACATGCATTCTTTAACCCAAATTAAAGATGGTAAAGAACTTAGAGAAAATACTTATAGTACTGCTGCAACTTGGTTGGCTTGTGGTTTAGATATTAATAAAACTGTATTTTACAGACAGAGCGATATTCCACAAACTGCGGAATTAACTTGGTATTTAAGTTGTTATTTTCCTTTTCAGCGTTTAACATTGGCTCATAGTTTTAAAGATAAATCTGACAGATTAGGAGATGTTAATGCTGGTTTATTTACCTACCCAATGCTTATGGCTGCAGATATTTTATTGTACGATGCAGAAATTGTTCCTGTTGGAAAAGACCAATTACAACATTTAGAAATGACTAGAGATGTTGCTGGAAGGTTTAATAATATTGTTGGAGAGACATTGGTGTTGCCTCAAGCAAAAATTCAAGAACACACAAAATTAGTTCCAGGAATTGATGGCGAAAAAATGAGTAAATCTAGAAATAATACCATTAATATTTTCTTAACAGATAAAAAATTAAGAAAGCAAATAATGGGTATTAAAACAGATAGTTTGGCTTTAGAAGACCCAAAAAATCCAGATACAGATAATGTTTTTGCTATTTATAAATTATTAGCTTCTGATGCTGAAATTTCGGAAATGAGAGCAAATTACGAAGGTGGAAATTATGGTTATGGACATGCAAAACAAGCCTTGTATGAATTAATCGTAGAAAAATTTAAAACGATTCGTGAGAAATATCATCATTTTATGGAAAATAAAAACGAAATAGATGATGCTCTAAATATTGGTGCAGAAAAAGCAAGAATAACTGCAAACAACGTAATAAAAAGAGTGAGAGGAAAAATTGGTTATTAA
- a CDS encoding lysophospholipid acyltransferase family protein, which produces MARILSKILVYGMGFRLDFKAVENIEPDKSYMFCPNHSSLMDPFVLIAISKNPIVFVGKKELVKIPVFGFFYKRVVIMVDRSSAKSRKRVYKMAKKRLKNGVSMAIFPEGLVPAEDVVLAPFKKGAFGLAIEFKIPIVPQVYYDCKRFFSWDFLKGRPGVLRVHQHKFIKTENLKEEDLDTLQTQTFQLMYNDLLNDKEYMKDTNRKK; this is translated from the coding sequence GTGGCTAGAATTCTATCTAAAATACTTGTTTATGGTATGGGTTTTCGACTAGATTTTAAAGCAGTAGAAAATATAGAACCAGATAAGAGTTATATGTTTTGCCCAAACCATAGTTCTTTAATGGATCCATTTGTATTGATTGCTATTAGTAAGAACCCGATTGTTTTTGTTGGAAAAAAAGAATTAGTTAAAATTCCTGTTTTTGGTTTTTTCTACAAAAGAGTGGTTATTATGGTCGATAGAAGTAGTGCAAAAAGTAGAAAAAGAGTTTACAAAATGGCTAAAAAAAGGCTAAAAAATGGCGTAAGTATGGCTATTTTTCCTGAAGGTTTAGTGCCAGCTGAAGATGTTGTTTTAGCGCCCTTTAAAAAAGGAGCTTTTGGCTTGGCAATAGAATTTAAAATACCAATTGTGCCTCAAGTTTATTACGATTGTAAGCGTTTTTTTTCATGGGATTTCTTAAAAGGAAGGCCAGGAGTTTTACGAGTACATCAACATAAATTTATTAAAACAGAAAATTTAAAAGAAGAAGATTTAGATACTTTACAAACGCAAACTTTTCAACTGATGTACAACGATTTATTAAACGATAAAGAGTACATGAAAGACACAAACAGAAAGAAATGA
- the trhA gene encoding PAQR family membrane homeostasis protein TrhA → MSEKLNYEYSKKEERLNVVTHGFGFVVSIIAFPFLFIKALNYSGFWKPTSFIIYGLSLIVLYAASTFYHAAKDSKKRRKLNIFDHAAIYVLIAGSYTPFCLVGLDSSLGWYMFIFVWVFALIGIILKLFFTGRFNIISTAMYLLMGWQVIFFVKPLSESLTTFGLNLLIAGGVFYSIGAILYSIGKLPYNHATFHVFVLLGSLSHFFAIYYL, encoded by the coding sequence ATGAGTGAAAAATTAAATTACGAATATTCTAAAAAAGAAGAACGTTTAAATGTAGTTACTCATGGATTTGGTTTTGTTGTAAGTATTATCGCATTTCCATTTTTATTTATAAAAGCACTTAATTACAGTGGTTTTTGGAAACCAACGAGTTTTATAATTTATGGCCTAAGTTTAATTGTTTTATACGCGGCTTCTACATTTTATCATGCAGCTAAAGATTCTAAAAAACGTAGAAAATTAAATATATTCGATCATGCTGCAATTTATGTTTTAATTGCAGGAAGTTATACACCATTTTGTTTGGTAGGTTTAGATTCTAGTTTGGGTTGGTATATGTTTATTTTTGTTTGGGTATTTGCTCTTATTGGAATAATTTTAAAACTTTTTTTTACGGGTAGATTCAATATAATTTCCACTGCTATGTATTTATTAATGGGTTGGCAAGTAATCTTTTTTGTAAAACCTTTATCAGAAAGTTTAACAACCTTTGGTTTAAACTTATTAATTGCTGGAGGTGTCTTTTATAGTATTGGAGCAATACTCTACTCAATAGGAAAGTTACCCTACAACCATGCAACTTTCCATGTTTTTGTGTTATTAGGAAGTTTAAGTCACTTTTTTGCAATATATTATCTGTAA
- a CDS encoding CYTH domain-containing protein: MNVEIERKFLVKNNNFKQESYNKTYIKQGYLNSDEKRVVRVRITDTEAFITIKGKSNKKGTTRFEWEKSISVLDAQQLLLLSEPTLIEKTRFYVKKGNHTYEIDEFLGDNLGLIVAEIELNSEDENFEKPTWLGKEVTGDLKYYNSRISKHPFKNWM; encoded by the coding sequence ATGAATGTAGAAATAGAACGTAAGTTTTTAGTGAAAAACAATAATTTTAAGCAAGAAAGTTATAATAAAACCTATATAAAACAAGGATATTTAAATTCTGATGAAAAAAGAGTTGTTCGTGTTCGAATTACAGATACTGAAGCTTTTATAACTATTAAAGGTAAATCGAATAAAAAAGGGACTACTAGATTCGAATGGGAAAAATCCATTTCTGTTTTAGATGCCCAACAATTATTACTTTTAAGCGAACCAACTTTAATTGAAAAAACTCGATTTTACGTTAAAAAAGGAAACCATACATATGAAATTGATGAGTTTTTAGGAGATAATTTAGGTTTAATTGTTGCTGAAATAGAACTAAATTCCGAAGATGAAAATTTTGAAAAACCAACCTGGTTAGGAAAAGAAGTTACTGGAGATTTAAAATATTACAATTCGAGAATTAGTAAACATCCTTTTAAAAATTGGATGTAA
- a CDS encoding two-component regulator propeller domain-containing protein, with product MKKRFSIYILLFSIISLYSQTDYSDSWEDFFSYNNVKDFTKVGNTIYALADNAVFTYDVVSGELNKLSSVQGLSGETTTSIYYSEAYKRLIIGYENGLVEVVDEEGTITISSDIINFNQSGEKSINHISEFNKKLYLSTPFAIVVYDIEKLEFGDTYFIGSGSSSVKINQTAILNDVIYAVTEEGVFSADVNSTSLIDFTKWTNQFNNRKFKEIAIFNNEIFVTENNSLLKLETTSLTEVRNFNEDVKNLKASNTHLIITLNNNAVVLNASLNQVIIFTTNTDFNFSLNTAFFENNTAFLATKEFGILGSSLNQSTTYVEIHPEGPLSNDVFSIDVLNNNLWVVYGGYSATYTPILKSQGFSHFNGENWINTKYTPNLPRDLVSVTIDPNEENKVFISASGITNDISSSPTGGVLVVENDALTTIYNHLNSTLESVIISLPSINIRTNGSVFDNQGNFWVTNYEVDKKIHKLSKNGQWKGIDLSAVQTTSSPGLNEIIVDRSNSLWVGTRNNGLYIYNENGDRKKSLTGNPNAGNLPDLNVRTLAVDASNRIWIGTKSGLVVYNNASGVFDENITNANPIIILDDGIPKKLLGDQTINSISVDGADNKWFGTDSGGVLYTNPSGQNTLANFSKQNSPLPSNRIAKIKVDDSTGKVYFATSKGIVAYNSKVAPFGDTLGEVYAYPNPVLRKHETVIIDGRNGTHLPKGTNVKILDVAGNLVYETNVVEGQELQGGKVVWNKKNLAGNNVASGIYIVLLSNDDASENSVTKIAIVN from the coding sequence ATGAAAAAACGCTTTTCAATTTACATTTTACTTTTTTCCATTATCAGCTTATATTCTCAAACAGATTATAGCGATTCTTGGGAAGATTTCTTTTCTTACAACAATGTAAAAGATTTTACAAAAGTAGGTAATACAATTTATGCATTGGCAGATAATGCTGTTTTTACCTACGATGTTGTATCTGGAGAGTTAAATAAATTATCTTCTGTACAAGGCTTGTCTGGCGAGACAACAACTTCTATTTATTATAGCGAAGCTTATAAAAGATTAATAATTGGTTACGAGAATGGTTTGGTTGAGGTTGTAGATGAAGAGGGTACAATTACCATATCATCAGATATTATAAATTTTAATCAATCAGGAGAAAAAAGTATTAATCATATTTCGGAATTTAATAAGAAACTATACTTATCTACACCATTTGCAATTGTTGTTTATGATATTGAAAAGTTAGAGTTTGGCGATACTTATTTTATAGGAAGTGGCTCTAGTTCTGTGAAAATAAATCAAACAGCAATTCTTAATGATGTTATTTATGCAGTAACAGAAGAAGGTGTTTTTTCGGCAGATGTAAATAGTACTTCTTTAATAGATTTTACCAAATGGACGAATCAATTCAATAATAGAAAATTTAAAGAAATTGCAATTTTTAATAATGAAATATTTGTTACAGAAAATAACTCTTTATTAAAATTAGAAACTACAAGTTTAACAGAAGTAAGAAACTTTAATGAAGACGTAAAAAATCTAAAAGCATCCAATACACATTTAATTATTACATTAAATAATAATGCAGTAGTTCTAAACGCATCTTTAAACCAAGTAATTATTTTTACTACAAATACAGATTTTAATTTTTCTTTAAACACCGCTTTTTTTGAAAATAACACTGCTTTTTTGGCGACGAAAGAGTTCGGAATTTTGGGTAGTTCTTTAAATCAATCTACAACCTATGTAGAGATTCATCCAGAAGGTCCATTATCTAACGATGTTTTTTCTATTGATGTACTTAATAATAATCTTTGGGTAGTTTATGGAGGTTATTCTGCAACATATACTCCAATTCTTAAAAGTCAAGGTTTTAGTCATTTTAATGGAGAAAATTGGATAAACACAAAATATACACCGAATTTACCTAGAGATTTGGTTTCTGTAACCATAGATCCAAATGAAGAAAACAAAGTTTTTATAAGTGCATCTGGTATTACAAACGACATAAGTTCTTCTCCAACTGGAGGTGTTTTAGTGGTGGAAAACGATGCTTTAACTACAATTTATAATCATTTAAACAGTACACTAGAATCTGTTATTATTTCTTTACCTTCTATAAATATTAGAACGAATGGATCTGTTTTCGATAACCAAGGGAATTTTTGGGTAACGAATTACGAAGTAGATAAGAAGATACATAAATTATCTAAAAATGGTCAATGGAAAGGTATCGATTTAAGTGCTGTTCAAACAACTTCTTCTCCAGGTTTAAACGAAATTATTGTAGATAGAAGCAATAGTCTTTGGGTTGGTACTCGAAACAATGGTTTATATATTTACAACGAAAATGGAGATCGAAAAAAATCGTTAACTGGAAATCCAAATGCTGGTAATTTACCAGATTTAAATGTAAGAACATTAGCTGTAGATGCTAGTAACAGAATTTGGATTGGAACGAAATCTGGTTTAGTGGTTTATAATAATGCTTCTGGTGTTTTTGATGAAAATATTACAAATGCAAATCCAATAATTATTTTAGATGATGGTATTCCTAAAAAATTGTTGGGAGACCAAACCATAAACTCTATTTCTGTAGATGGAGCAGATAATAAGTGGTTTGGAACAGATAGTGGAGGTGTTTTATATACAAATCCAAGTGGACAAAATACGTTAGCAAATTTTAGCAAACAAAACTCTCCTTTACCTTCTAATAGAATTGCAAAAATTAAAGTCGACGATTCTACAGGAAAAGTATACTTTGCAACTTCCAAAGGAATTGTTGCGTATAATAGTAAAGTAGCACCTTTTGGAGATACTTTAGGCGAAGTTTACGCGTATCCAAACCCTGTTTTAAGAAAACACGAAACTGTTATAATAGATGGTAGAAATGGAACTCATCTTCCAAAAGGAACTAATGTTAAAATTCTAGATGTTGCTGGTAACTTGGTATACGAAACCAATGTTGTAGAAGGTCAAGAATTACAAGGAGGAAAAGTAGTTTGGAACAAGAAAAATTTGGCAGGTAATAATGTGGCTTCAGGAATATACATTGTTTTACTTTCTAACGACGATGCTTCCGAAAACTCAGTTACAAAAATCGCAATCGTAAATTAA
- the recO gene encoding DNA repair protein RecO, whose amino-acid sequence MAVVSTKAIVLSTLKYSDTSLIVKCYTEESGLKSYLVRGVLKAKKGGLKVAYFQPLTQLSIVANHSTKTTLHSVKEVQILNPYKSIYKDIVKQSVVLFLSEVLSYSIQEEEKNEQLYNYLETAFVWLDVHDKIANFHLLFLLNLTRFLGFYPDLSENNKIGFDLMEGNFSNSTSQKNVISSNQFYQFKKLLGIDFDGIEKVSFSKSERQVVLQIIIRYFELHLDGFRKPKSLQVLETVFS is encoded by the coding sequence ATGGCGGTTGTAAGCACAAAAGCAATTGTATTAAGTACATTAAAATATAGCGATACTAGCTTAATTGTAAAATGCTATACAGAAGAAAGTGGCTTAAAATCGTATTTAGTTAGAGGTGTTTTAAAAGCCAAAAAAGGTGGGTTAAAAGTGGCGTATTTCCAACCTTTAACGCAGTTGAGTATTGTTGCGAACCATAGTACAAAAACCACGCTTCATTCTGTAAAGGAAGTTCAAATTTTAAATCCGTATAAATCTATTTATAAAGATATTGTAAAACAGTCTGTAGTACTATTTTTATCGGAAGTTTTGTCTTACAGTATCCAAGAAGAAGAAAAAAACGAACAACTTTATAATTATTTAGAAACTGCCTTTGTTTGGTTAGATGTTCATGATAAAATTGCCAACTTTCACTTATTGTTTTTATTAAATTTAACTCGGTTTTTAGGATTTTATCCAGATTTGTCTGAAAACAACAAAATTGGGTTCGATTTAATGGAAGGAAATTTCTCGAATTCAACTTCACAAAAAAATGTTATATCTAGTAATCAATTTTATCAATTTAAAAAGCTGTTAGGCATAGATTTTGATGGTATAGAAAAAGTGTCTTTTAGTAAATCTGAAAGGCAGGTTGTATTACAAATAATAATTAGATATTTTGAATTACATTTAGACGGTTTTAGAAAACCTAAATCGTTACAAGTGTTAGAAACCGTTTTTAGTTAA
- a CDS encoding TonB-dependent receptor plug domain-containing protein codes for MRNLFFAFVILVGGNVFSQSVKILDKETGKTVKNVTVFNDNQTINITTNVNGVVDVTKFKKEEFVNFSHIAYAVLRVKKSTIEKNNYVVHLTKQSEQLDEIVLSVFKKAEKSNRIAEQIAVLTTRDIQRVSPQTSADLLATIPGIKVQKSQFGGGSPVIRGMESNRVLLVVDGVRMNNTIYRKGHLQNSITVTPNMLDKTEVVFGPSSVLYGSDALGGVIHYYTKTPKLSEDEEVISQLFSRFSTVNNEITTNITAEIRKQKWASLTSISYSNFGDLKAGENRSHGFEDWGKVFFYSENRNGNYKENPTENLDPNLLRNTGYSQTDVLQKFFVPLSKNTDLKINLQYSTTSDIPRFDRLTELSNGELKFAEWNYGPQQRLLISSQLLLDPNKKWLDNGTVTVAYQNLKESRIQRKFGSLDRSYRNETVDVFSFNGDFSVPLTTDKKRTLSYGFEFAYNDVKSDSYGKELNIVNGEINGFSNDFKVQSRYPDGGSNYLSSAVYVDYRQDLSSKSTLNSGIRFTNTNLNAKWIDETFIQLPDNDINANHSAITATLGYVYKPNTNWQINSVLSSGFRSPNIDDVGRVREKSGNVTVPNITVTPEFAYNAEIGILKYFNDRKFRFGANAFYTLLDNYIQRDFIYNTDGTKKQQSFDGEDGNAVSNQNKGTAYITGVTASYLGKISNLWKTSGFLTYTKGKTYDTNEPMSSIPPLFGQFEVNYNADKLELGANVRFNSKKDIEDFNITEGIDNHDLTPIVNENGATEQEIYFGSPSWVTLGLNGSYVVSSNFSVQARLDNLLDQHYIEFASGVASPGRNLSVSFVASF; via the coding sequence ATGAGAAATTTATTTTTTGCTTTTGTTATTTTAGTTGGTGGAAATGTGTTTTCACAAAGTGTTAAAATTTTAGATAAAGAAACAGGGAAAACTGTTAAAAATGTAACTGTTTTTAACGACAACCAAACAATAAATATTACCACAAACGTTAATGGGGTAGTAGATGTTACTAAATTTAAAAAAGAAGAATTTGTTAACTTTTCTCATATTGCTTATGCAGTTTTAAGGGTTAAAAAGTCTACCATCGAAAAAAATAATTACGTAGTTCACCTAACCAAACAGTCCGAACAATTAGATGAAATTGTACTTTCCGTATTTAAAAAGGCAGAAAAATCTAATAGAATTGCAGAACAAATTGCAGTTTTAACCACAAGAGATATTCAAAGAGTTTCTCCACAAACATCTGCAGATTTATTAGCCACAATTCCTGGAATTAAAGTACAAAAATCTCAATTTGGTGGAGGAAGTCCAGTAATTCGTGGAATGGAATCGAACCGAGTTTTATTAGTGGTAGATGGAGTTCGAATGAATAATACCATTTATAGAAAAGGGCATTTACAAAACTCAATTACAGTAACTCCAAATATGTTAGACAAGACAGAAGTTGTCTTTGGACCTTCTTCTGTTTTGTATGGTTCAGACGCTTTGGGTGGTGTAATTCATTATTATACAAAAACACCAAAATTATCTGAAGATGAAGAAGTAATTAGTCAGCTTTTCTCAAGATTTTCAACAGTAAATAACGAAATAACAACCAATATAACTGCAGAAATTAGAAAACAAAAATGGGCTTCTTTAACAAGTATTTCTTACAGTAATTTTGGCGATTTAAAAGCTGGAGAAAATCGTTCTCATGGTTTTGAAGATTGGGGAAAAGTGTTTTTCTATTCAGAAAATAGGAATGGAAATTACAAAGAGAATCCAACAGAAAATTTAGATCCAAATTTGTTGAGAAATACAGGTTACAGCCAAACTGATGTGTTGCAAAAATTCTTTGTTCCACTCTCTAAAAATACCGATTTAAAAATAAATTTACAGTATTCTACAACTTCGGATATTCCAAGATTCGATAGATTAACAGAACTAAGTAATGGTGAATTAAAATTTGCAGAATGGAATTATGGACCACAACAAAGGTTATTAATTTCTTCTCAATTATTGCTAGACCCTAATAAAAAGTGGTTAGATAATGGAACAGTAACTGTAGCATATCAAAATTTAAAAGAAAGTAGAATACAGCGTAAATTTGGAAGTTTAGATCGTTCTTACAGAAATGAAACTGTAGATGTTTTTAGTTTTAATGGAGATTTTTCTGTTCCATTAACTACAGATAAAAAAAGAACACTTTCTTACGGATTTGAGTTTGCTTATAATGATGTAAAATCCGATTCTTATGGAAAAGAATTAAACATTGTAAATGGAGAAATTAATGGTTTTTCGAATGATTTTAAAGTACAATCTCGTTATCCAGATGGAGGTAGTAATTATTTAAGTTCTGCTGTTTATGTAGATTATAGACAAGATTTAAGCAGTAAATCTACATTAAACTCTGGAATTCGTTTTACCAATACAAATTTAAATGCAAAATGGATTGACGAAACTTTTATTCAACTTCCAGATAACGATATTAATGCAAACCACTCTGCAATAACTGCAACTTTAGGTTATGTGTACAAGCCAAATACAAATTGGCAAATAAACAGTGTTTTATCCTCTGGTTTTCGTTCACCAAATATTGATGATGTGGGTCGAGTTCGAGAAAAATCTGGAAATGTAACTGTGCCAAATATTACAGTAACTCCAGAGTTTGCTTACAATGCAGAAATTGGAATTTTAAAATATTTTAACGACAGAAAATTTCGTTTTGGCGCAAATGCATTTTATACGCTGTTAGATAATTACATTCAAAGAGATTTTATTTACAATACAGATGGTACTAAAAAGCAACAAAGTTTCGATGGAGAAGATGGAAATGCAGTATCGAATCAAAACAAAGGTACAGCTTATATTACTGGAGTAACAGCAAGTTATTTAGGGAAAATTTCGAATCTTTGGAAAACTTCTGGATTCTTAACCTACACAAAAGGTAAAACGTATGATACGAATGAACCTATGTCTTCAATTCCACCTTTATTTGGTCAATTTGAAGTAAATTACAACGCAGACAAACTTGAGTTAGGTGCAAATGTTCGTTTTAACAGTAAAAAAGATATCGAAGATTTTAACATTACAGAAGGGATAGATAACCATGATTTAACACCAATTGTAAATGAAAATGGAGCTACAGAACAAGAAATTTATTTTGGTTCTCCAAGCTGGGTTACATTGGGTTTAAATGGAAGTTATGTGGTTAGTAGTAATTTTTCTGTACAAGCGAGATTAGATAATTTATTAGACCAACATTATATTGAGTTCGCTTCTGGAGTTGCTTCTCCTGGTAGAAATTTATCTGTTTCTTTTGTAGCGAGTTTCTAA
- a CDS encoding SdpI family protein produces MNPITYVLTTNGLLFLLSIIFWKFPPKKINAIYGYRTAKAMQNQKIWNFANSFFNKNLLIYSGISFLASLVFATYATKELSWQPMVLALLSILVSIIKTERALNDNFTDEGKFKS; encoded by the coding sequence ATGAATCCAATAACATATGTATTAACAACAAATGGTTTACTTTTTTTATTAAGTATTATTTTCTGGAAATTTCCGCCAAAAAAAATTAATGCTATTTATGGTTATAGAACTGCAAAAGCGATGCAAAATCAAAAAATATGGAATTTTGCAAACAGTTTTTTTAATAAAAACTTATTAATCTATTCTGGAATTTCTTTTTTAGCTAGTTTGGTTTTTGCTACATATGCAACCAAAGAACTTTCTTGGCAACCTATGGTTTTAGCTCTTTTATCTATCTTAGTTAGTATTATAAAAACCGAGCGAGCTTTAAATGATAATTTTACGGACGAAGGAAAATTTAAAAGTTAA
- a CDS encoding acyl-CoA thioesterase encodes MQTSKELIDLLDLKDLGENNFSGNSYTIGSPHVFGGQVLAQAVNAAYRTIPENRFLHSLHSYFLEAGDLTVPINYHVAEMRNGGSFSTRRVTASQHNKTIFIMAASFHQKEDGFEHQAILDPTIKQPEELLSWEDMLTQFGDLLPKSTRSFLSVKRPIEFKPVRVPNPMDPKDLPANEQVWFRLKGNHKNLDNRTKQEILTYISDYNVLNAAFNPNASAHNFGNTQTASLDHSMWFFRDFDFNDWMLFSAESPNAFGARGLAKGNIFTRDGKLVASFAQEGLLRPVRK; translated from the coding sequence ATGCAAACGAGTAAAGAATTAATAGATCTTTTAGATTTAAAAGATTTAGGAGAAAACAATTTTAGCGGAAACAGTTACACAATAGGAAGTCCACATGTTTTTGGAGGCCAAGTTTTGGCACAAGCAGTAAATGCAGCATACAGGACAATTCCAGAAAATAGATTTTTACATTCGCTACATTCTTATTTTTTAGAAGCTGGAGATTTAACAGTTCCAATAAATTACCACGTTGCAGAAATGCGAAATGGAGGAAGCTTTTCTACAAGAAGAGTTACTGCAAGCCAGCATAATAAAACCATATTTATTATGGCAGCTTCATTTCATCAAAAAGAAGATGGTTTTGAGCATCAAGCTATCTTAGATCCAACTATAAAACAACCAGAGGAATTATTAAGTTGGGAAGATATGTTAACTCAATTTGGTGATCTTCTACCAAAATCTACTAGATCTTTTTTAAGTGTAAAAAGACCTATTGAATTTAAACCAGTAAGAGTTCCAAATCCTATGGATCCTAAAGATTTACCTGCAAACGAACAAGTTTGGTTTCGTTTAAAAGGAAATCATAAAAATTTAGACAATAGAACCAAGCAAGAAATTCTTACTTATATTTCCGATTATAATGTTTTAAATGCTGCTTTTAACCCAAATGCAAGCGCACACAATTTTGGCAATACACAAACTGCAAGTTTAGACCATTCTATGTGGTTTTTTAGAGATTTCGATTTTAATGATTGGATGCTTTTTTCAGCAGAATCGCCAAACGCATTTGGTGCAAGAGGTTTGGCTAAAGGAAATATTTTTACAAGAGATGGTAAGTTAGTTGCTTCTTTTGCACAAGAAGGTTTACTGAGACCTGTTAGGAAGTAA
- a CDS encoding peptidogalycan biosysnthesis protein, whose protein sequence is MIFCKNTNTALFYSSIDKIPTKTWEILGCENNIYFHRDFLKSIEKNHPEITFSYIILVDDNSIPIAFSSIQIVDFFMNSIQNDFDFLKNLGRKLRILKDSKPLRLLISGNTFVSGEHGVFIKQNQDKQKVILELAKAINHFVSSNKELKNKIDAFLLKDFVNESLFITDELKTVSYNPFSVEPNMLLNINENWQNFDDYLASMKTKFRVKAKKAYSQSASIKIEEITSENIDDKVIEMTALYKKVAESSNFNLGDFNLETYKYFKEKFDDNYILKAFYLQDKLVGFMSGIINNNSLDAHFVGIDYSLNREYAIYQRMLYSYIEIAINKNLKNINFGRTASEIKSSVGAIPQDLTMYLRHKKTITNKILKLFLQRIQPTPFQQKFPFKK, encoded by the coding sequence TTGATTTTTTGTAAAAACACAAATACTGCTTTATTTTATTCTTCCATTGATAAAATTCCAACTAAAACTTGGGAAATTCTCGGTTGTGAAAACAATATTTATTTTCATCGAGATTTTTTAAAATCGATTGAGAAAAATCATCCAGAAATTACATTTTCATATATTATTTTAGTGGATGATAATTCAATTCCTATTGCTTTTTCGTCGATTCAAATAGTCGATTTCTTTATGAATTCTATTCAGAATGATTTCGATTTTTTAAAGAATTTAGGAAGAAAACTACGCATTTTAAAAGACAGCAAACCTTTACGATTACTAATTTCTGGTAACACTTTTGTAAGTGGAGAACATGGCGTTTTTATAAAACAAAATCAAGATAAACAAAAAGTGATTTTAGAATTGGCAAAAGCCATTAATCATTTTGTGAGTTCTAACAAAGAATTAAAAAATAAGATTGATGCTTTTCTATTGAAAGACTTTGTAAACGAATCTTTATTTATTACAGATGAATTAAAAACGGTGAGTTACAATCCATTTTCTGTAGAACCCAATATGCTTTTAAATATTAATGAAAATTGGCAAAATTTTGATGATTATTTAGCTTCCATGAAAACCAAGTTTCGTGTAAAAGCGAAAAAAGCATATTCGCAAAGTGCCTCTATTAAAATTGAAGAAATAACATCAGAAAACATTGATGATAAAGTTATTGAAATGACTGCTTTATATAAGAAAGTAGCAGAAAGTTCTAACTTTAATTTGGGCGATTTTAATTTGGAAACGTATAAATATTTTAAAGAAAAATTCGACGATAATTATATTTTAAAAGCATTTTATTTGCAAGATAAATTGGTTGGCTTTATGTCAGGAATTATCAATAATAATTCTTTAGATGCACATTTTGTAGGTATTGATTATAGTTTGAATAGAGAGTATGCAATTTACCAAAGAATGTTATATTCTTACATAGAAATCGCCATAAACAAAAACTTAAAAAATATTAATTTTGGAAGAACTGCAAGTGAAATTAAGAGTTCTGTGGGCGCAATTCCACAAGATTTAACGATGTATCTTCGTCATAAAAAAACCATTACAAACAAAATATTAAAGTTATTTTTGCAGAGAATTCAACCTACACCATTTCAACAGAAATTTCCATTCAAAAAATAG